AACCCGATGATCGGCGCGGCGGGAGTCAGTGCTGTACCTATGGCGGCGCGTGTCGTTCAGCGTTGTGTGCAGAAAGAATACCCCGGACATTTCCTGCTCATGCACGCGATGGGGCCGAATGTCGCGGGCGTTATCGGTACGGCTGTGGCGGCGGGCGTAATGCTCACACTTCTTTCACGGTAAAATATTTCATGGAAAATTATTGCCGGGTGATTCCTGTGATGAGGGTCGCCCGGTATTTTTTTCAGGGAAGGAATTAATTTTCATGAGAAAGATTTTCGCGATTCTTTGTGTGTTTTTCATTACGACTTTGACAGCCTCAGCAGAAAATATTGATGTCAAAATCTCCGTGTCTGGAGTCGGAATTTCTGAAAACGTTGAGTTTGCGAGATATGACACATGGCCGGAAGCTAGCCTGAAGATGAATGTCTTTGCCCCTGCTGACGGGAAAAAGCACCCCGCTGTTGTGTTCATTCCCGGCGGCGCGTGGATCGCAGCTCCGAAAGAGTCAGGCTATTATCTGTGCATGAAGCTGGCGGAGAATGGCTTTGTTGCGGCCTCGGTTGAGTATCGCGTTATAGGTGCAGCCGACTACACCGAAATTATCGCAGACGCAAAAGCCGCTGTGCGTTTCCTCCGGGCGAACGCTGACAAGTTCAACATAGACAGCGGAAAAATTGCGGCAATGGGACAATCCGCAGGGGGCTATCTCGCGATCATGCTGGGCGTTACGGGTGATGATAAATTTAATTCGGGGGACAATCTCAAGCAAAGCAGTGAAGTTCAAGCTGTCGTTGACTTTTTCGGGCCGACTGACTTAACGAAAATTGCCAATGATTATTCCGATGAGAAAAAAGCCATCTACTATTCGCCGTCAAGTTTCGTGTCGATATTCGCGAACGGTGTCGCAGGCTACAAGAACAGGAAGGGCGGAAGCATTCTCGACACTCCCGGAACAGCGCACGCCTCGAATCCGCTGAACTACATCAGCAAAAAGACCCCTCCGTTCTTAATCTTTCACGGTGACTCAGACAAGACAGTATCAACAAGCCAGTCAAAAATTTTACACGAGGCATTAACCGCAAACGGAATCGACTCAACGCTCTACATCATCAAAGGCGGAGAGCATGACGGAAAATATTTCTATCAGCCTGAAGTCATGAAAATAATAACGGACTTCCTTAACCGAGTACTGAAATAAATTACGGAAAAATATTGTCGGGGGATTCGTGCGGGAGTCCCCCGACAGTTTTTTGTACTGAAGGGAGAAATTTTTTCCATGTTTCTATGCCAAGCTGAAGATAGTACGGGATTTTCTCTTTATGCTCCCAAAAGGTAAAAATTCGGTGAGGACTGAGGACTTATAGCGTCTATTTTATTTGTGTCAATTCCTTTGCGTTAATTCGTACTGAATGAATTATGCACAGGCCGACAAAAGAATCAGCCTGTGCGTTAAGGAATGCTATTCCCATTCGATAGTTGCCGGGGGCTTTGATGTTACGTCCATCACAACGCGGTTGATACCGGGCACTTCATTGCAGATTCGCTTTGACACGCGGTCTACAACGTCATAATCTATCCTGCTCCATTCAGCCGTCATAGCGTCCTGTGAGTGTATCGCCCTAAGCACTACCGCTTCATTGTATGTTCTGCTGTCGCCCATTACCCCGACAGACTTCACCGGCAACAGCACGCAGAACGCCTGCCAGATTCCCGAATAGAGTCCGGCCTTTTTCAGCTCCTCCCGGAAAATAGCATCCGCTTTCCTGAGAGTGTCGAGTCTCTCTTTTGTTACAGCACCGAGACACCTCACTGCGAGTCCCGGCCCGGGGAAAGGCTGACGGCTGATTATTTCGTCAGGCATTCCGATAATTTTTCCCAGCCTCCTAACCTCGTCTTTGAACAAATCCCGCAGAGGCTCAAGAAGTTTCAGGTTCATTTTTTCGGGAAGCCCGCCGACATTGTGATGTGATTTTATGAGGGCTGATCCTTTCTTTGTCCCGCTCTCGATTACATCAGGGTATATTGTTCCCTGCAAAAGCCATTCTGCTCCGTCAATCTTCTTTGCTTCACCGTCAAAAACTTCAATGAAAAGCCGCCCGATAATCTTTCGCTTCTTCTCCGGGTCTGTAACTCCGTCAAGCTCACGCAAAAATATTTCTGACGCATCGACATACTTCACATTGAGGCCGATATTCTCATACTCCTTCATGACGGATTCAGGCTCATTCAGGCGCATTAATCCGTGATTGACGAAAACGCACTGAAGATTGTCGCCTATTGCCTTGTGGACGAGTGTAGCCGCAACGCTGGAATCGACTCCCCCCGAAAGCCCGCACACTACCTTAGAGTCTCCGACAGTCTCACGTATCGCCGCTATTGTGCTGTCTACCCAGTTCGACAAATTCCAATCCCCGTGGCATTTGCAGACGGTGAAAGCGAAATTACGCAGGATATAATTCCCGCTCTCTGTGCTGACGACTTCCGGGTGAAACTGGAGTCCGTAAAAATTCCGTGAGGTGTCCTCAATTGACGCGATTATGCCGGTGTCAGTGAGCGATGTTGCACGGAACCCCGGCGGAAGCTCCGCGACATTATCGCCGTGGCTCATGAGTACGCGCCCTGTATCGGGTATATTCTCGCTGAGGATTACGGAGTCGCCCCCGGCTTTATGGATTTCCGTAACGCCGTATTCACGCACATGGCCGGAGATGACTGTCCCGCCCGTCATTTTCGCGAGCAGTTGCATACCGTAGCAGATACCCATGACGGGACAGCCCAGCGAAATAATTTCCGGGGCTATCGTGATTGCGTCAGGGTCATTTACGCTGTCGGGGCCTCCTGAGATGATTATGCCTTTGGGTGAACAGGATTTTATTTTCCCGATGTCCGCGTCCCAGTTGAAGATTACGCTGTGTACTTTCATTTCACGTAGCCTTCTTGCTATAAGCTGTGTGAACTGTGAGCCGCAGTTGATGATGATAATATTCTCGTTGTCTGCCAGCAAAATTATACGCCTCCTTTATTCTGTCAAATTATATACTGTGTTTGCGTGTATAATCACTCTATCACAATAAAGGACGTGAATACAGTGTACAGAAAAATATTATCCCTCCTGTTCGTGTTAGCATTCGCGCTCTCATCGTCAGCAGAGGAATATACCCCCGGTGATGTTATTGTCATGCTCAAGCCGTCAGCAAAGGCAG
This is a stretch of genomic DNA from Synergistaceae bacterium. It encodes these proteins:
- a CDS encoding alpha/beta hydrolase, encoding MRKIFAILCVFFITTLTASAENIDVKISVSGVGISENVEFARYDTWPEASLKMNVFAPADGKKHPAVVFIPGGAWIAAPKESGYYLCMKLAENGFVAASVEYRVIGAADYTEIIADAKAAVRFLRANADKFNIDSGKIAAMGQSAGGYLAIMLGVTGDDKFNSGDNLKQSSEVQAVVDFFGPTDLTKIANDYSDEKKAIYYSPSSFVSIFANGVAGYKNRKGGSILDTPGTAHASNPLNYISKKTPPFLIFHGDSDKTVSTSQSKILHEALTANGIDSTLYIIKGGEHDGKYFYQPEVMKIITDFLNRVLK
- the guaA gene encoding glutamine-hydrolyzing GMP synthase: MLADNENIIIINCGSQFTQLIARRLREMKVHSVIFNWDADIGKIKSCSPKGIIISGGPDSVNDPDAITIAPEIISLGCPVMGICYGMQLLAKMTGGTVISGHVREYGVTEIHKAGGDSVILSENIPDTGRVLMSHGDNVAELPPGFRATSLTDTGIIASIEDTSRNFYGLQFHPEVVSTESGNYILRNFAFTVCKCHGDWNLSNWVDSTIAAIRETVGDSKVVCGLSGGVDSSVAATLVHKAIGDNLQCVFVNHGLMRLNEPESVMKEYENIGLNVKYVDASEIFLRELDGVTDPEKKRKIIGRLFIEVFDGEAKKIDGAEWLLQGTIYPDVIESGTKKGSALIKSHHNVGGLPEKMNLKLLEPLRDLFKDEVRRLGKIIGMPDEIISRQPFPGPGLAVRCLGAVTKERLDTLRKADAIFREELKKAGLYSGIWQAFCVLLPVKSVGVMGDSRTYNEAVVLRAIHSQDAMTAEWSRIDYDVVDRVSKRICNEVPGINRVVMDVTSKPPATIEWE